The Rhopalosiphum maidis isolate BTI-1 chromosome 2, ASM367621v3, whole genome shotgun sequence genome segment ttattttgacaggaaattatgtaaaaaaaaattattagcaaaattttaatagatttgaaaataatgagtgtttgataaaagaattacCCTGCAGTATTCGGCACTAATACTATGATACAGCAAAGAATGTTCcctagatttttttaatttttatgtccaattgaaaaatgtcataatttaaattaagtcatccttatgatatacatacaaaCTGAGAACTATTACTTGTTaggtattgtacattttaatatattattaaatacttataatttattagactgaactttattgaaattgtttgaaattgtCTACCCAAAATGATTAACTTTACTCAACTAAATGAGAAaaaatcgtaattattatataataaaacgtattattataatatatttgtttattaaatattattattattatttattagtactcatataaaatgtgtaggtacaacaaaaatgtaatttattacaatattattttaataccattcgtatatttttaattatttaaaaaaattgctgtgcaaatatagattattttttagaagtgTTTAGTCAATTACAAAAACTAAACTTAAACCtagactaataaattatttatatttaattattattacatttacgtGTGACATATCAAATCAGCCATCAGGTATTCACATCTTTTTTGAATATTCAGTATACACATtagcactaaaaaaaaaaaaaatcaatttgtatTGGAAGAATAAATTACACTCTACAatcattacttttaatttttaatttgcatataaaattaggatattaattaataattacgatattatacaagttataCAAGTTATACAACTAAGTTCAAATTAAAGATCTGTTTTGGGCCTTTGAGCGGACGTAACACGAAACGCAATTTTTgcgttttgtattttatcagaaaaaaaatacagaataagttatttgatttaattgattttaaattttagatttttgatctttatattatggctcgtctttttttattatttataatattattcaattatgcaCAGACGCAActattaccatttttattaattatacatgacTAATAAGTATGGTgcggatttatatgtattataaatttaaaaatatttacatatatatgtatttatttttatcgaaaaatgcaattaaaaatacaaaatatgtaaaaaaaaaaaaatgtttttattctagaaaaaaaattatgaaataggtgtataggtacgtaattataaattatataacattacattagattattattttattaacattaattatgaatatattcaaattaagtaattattcatTGGAGTTATGGCATTCTTAATAGTCAACAAAACAATTGACAATCATATACTTTTTTAGGTTGTTAAAAGTAAATCGACGTCAATTaggatacaatatattttttacgtcaACATAAGTTATAGgatcaaatttaaaagacCCTAAATCAATAAggctaaattcaaaaaaagtttGCGTATCGCAAAGttagtttagttttattatcgcGTGGTGTAGACTATGGAGAGTAAAAACTCACGATTATTATTAGCACACATACACGGACTGGAGAAGacaaaaacacataatataaatgggcGATACAGtactaattttgtaaatagtactgaatatttaacaaaaatatgtaatataagtaaattatgtaaaaatatgtaattaagatcaaatatgtaaaaatatgtaatatgaaccatagcttaaaataattagatagtcctataacatatttctataaagGAATCATTCGAATATTATCATTTGCgacaaatatgtaaatacatacaaatccgCACCCTACTTATAAGCTATATGATGTGTGATAACTATTGACTtagtatatgaaatatacatttatttaaatacttataataattagtctatgttatgactattattattattattattattaatatgaatatgacacatttacaaattttgatataaaaaataagtgataaatacctataatatataagaaactattaatttgtacaaaatacactgttttaattgaaaaatacaaaaaaaccaactttaaacttaattaacaAGAACTTATTACTTTTACGAAGAGTGtgttaattaactaattaacccatagatattttatatgcacCCTTCAGAATACACTTAGTAAGcttttttcgactctaaatcttcaactatttttatatcaaaaacaatttattaatatattatagtatatttatataatacatttttttttataggtacataatatagagtGTATTAGTGTTATATCTTTTCACAAATAAGGTTAAAAacctaatatcaattattttaatttataatgttaataatattaattgttaaatatgactttaatttttaattacatggtAATAGGTAGTGTAATACCACATATTTACTGATTGTTCATAACtccaattttaactaatttataaattttaacttatcaaATTATctagtaatatttatgatatgaacaaataacaactgcgttttatttttggaaattccTTTTGAATGAGTgcataaaagaatatttcacTATAGGTGAAACCTGATTATTGGAAGCGTTAATTGACTACacactataaaatacacaattagctaataataataataatttgtaacatttgaaacaaaaaaccAAAGGGTTACGATtaatttgagtattttttaaagcgGTCACTGGTCTGTGACATACTTTGAttgtatctaaattatttttaaaggtagATATCAGCtgcaactatttattttttatgttttgaacGGCTGTATTTAATGCAAGATTAACCACAATCCGTTCCATgattttgctattttttctTTGCCATTTAAAACGCTTGAATTTGATTTAGGCACTCATAGTAGAAATCAATCGTTTAAACGAATctgcttataattttttttttttttaatctaacaatccgctaaaatgtattacggTTGAGTATTATGGACCCAAATTTACACCTAATTGAAtcctaaaaatttgaaaaaaaaatattttctctcCATTAACGGTCTTATGATTATCAAGTACACTACAATAtgtcaacaaattattttaatagtgtcaaataaatagatacactttgaaaaaaatgtatacaataaaaacattaaaaacccgatgtatacatttataattttataaataaaatgttttctttataACGATAATTGTAATTTCATGAATCAAATAcacctatttttaatatagaattcaattaataaaatataaagtcttgggtgttgaataatataaaacaattttttggtTCACAAGTATAGGTATTCATAGTGGTTCTTttactcaaatatttattttatatacttacatatttattattgtgtaaatttcagtttaaaagtagttatatgtaggtaataggtatacgtagtatataatatacattttataagtaaaaaaatgcatCCAAATTTCTTaccaacataattataattgttgaaaattaaaacggaataataaagaaaaagttaaattttatatgacaaaaaaattattataaattatctataaaagtataaaacaattacgtatgtaatttagtaattgtattctataaaaatatataatagccgTGACATACACAATAcagacatattaatatattatagttatacagtatacacacatatatacaattattatatacctctatattatataaactattaaaaaagtattaaaactggttacctatataaaaagaaagaaaaactaTAAGTAACTTGGTAGTTACGAAGTTTccttaaatatacctactaataagCCATTTaggacaatttaaaataaagttataaccaTTAACAGTgaaaacgattattttttatttttgttttaataatttgattgaaataGCAAAAAGaagactattataatacaggtGTGTAAAAGTGGactctatatatatgtatatatatatatatatatattaataatattaatatctatataattaatatcttgacttttacataatatattaatttaatatatcatgtaaaaGTCAAGAACAGGGTCTTCAACCTTTTTAGACAGCGGGCTAccgctatttattttattaaaaaatttatcaaattgcatttgtaataaaaaaaaattgtatattaggtaaaggtaatttatataaatacacactgTGCGCTTAAAATTGGTTTACAGGTCTCATCTATTACTACAAGCAGGCAGGCCGTGTGTTGaagatattgattttaaaagattACAAACGTTAGGTAACACTCAGGATTCAGGAAGTGAATAAGAAATTAAGAAGGAAACCATATAAGattatttggtaatttaaatttgtttatgacGCTGAGTGATtaaagtgaaataaataaaaaaaaagtcagtcGGTCCGTTATTCTGAGGTTatgacgatgatgatgatactCTGCCCGTTATTATACACTTTGATTGATTTGCCCGCCgtgtaattaaattagtcAGTCACGGACTAATGAGTAACGGATTCATTTgttgtagtttttttattatttagattgttttaatttttttttttacataggttacttgtataatttaatattgtggtaataatattacttatacatatattgaacAACTTCGCTTCCTATAACCTATAGTACACCAAAAAAAAACGCGTaacgaaacaaaaaaaaaaaaaaataagatgtagttccaaaaaaacaaatagtacataatatttatatttattcacttTATTCACAAGTGGCAATGAATGAACtctgaaaattgaaatttaaaagctGATATTGCCGACATAAACAAAACACACTAACCGACGGTTTAGTAACCGTACTACATATAGATAAGCATAATAGGGTAAataatcgaaaataaaaattaagaagaGTCGTACATTTTACTTTGATTATCTAACTTATTTAtggatatactataatatatatttatattatcaatagttATTGATTAAACGTATCAACAATCtatacagttaaaattataattgccaatatttttaatagttcattttaaataaattagtttaatagtttaaataatttcaaaaatttctgTCGCAGAGAATAATATAGGGTGGATGCGTTATCCCCACCATATTATGTTCACCTATTTCTGAAAGTGCTGCTCctactatatgtataactcCAACACTGCTGTgctagattttaatataaactattatgtatgtgtgtaaatgttaataaaaaaaaaaataataataataataataatatgtcctacacttaatattatatatatatattatatttatacgtggaattttcaatattaacttcccaaaagtatcaaatagatccaatttgtcataaaaaatCATCCTAACAGTTAGAGAtcgaaacaattttttctactacgtatatgtatatatcgaAATAGAAAAATCAATGAACTCATCGATccgcttaaaaatttaaattgtttgagggtatcaataaaattaataaaagtttacatctattataatttatagtagataAAACCAGGGCTtgttctaaaaattttaatcaactacgcactttgtttaaataagcctatcaaaatataactataaatcgaagtataatatatcagatattatagtaaaaaatgataacatttttagcttTGGatggaataatttaaaatttaacctaaaaataaaataataaacgttttgcgtttaaaatatattatttcaattaatgtctactttactttttttgtacttaattaatataacacaacAAAATGTTAGAacgttctttttttaaattgtttttagtttgatCTTTATTGGTCATTAGATTTTCTTTATGAAACTGTCATAAAAATCCCATTAAACCATTCTTGTTCTTTGGCTTCAGCACATGAGTCATTGATGcgaaattcataatttatcatttatttatattttttcattatttcataatttctatatctatattgttAGTTTTGAATCTCAATTTTGAAGAGCAGGCGCCAGGCatgttaaaatgaataaaaaaatattaattttctgttTCTACTTATAAACTTTGAcggtttattgatttattaaaattttacagataacaacttttatttattaattgttcaaaGTCAGCGCTATGACTAACACGAGCaagttaaatagtaatattttttaacttattggaCCCTGCAGGGCTGCAGATAAATGTTgcaatataatttaggtaatgGCACTTGTTGTGTTTCTTCTAATCTATTAtgtttaatcatatatatctactacctacatattaagatctactaaatttaaatcattacccAAAACGACAAATTCATTTCTAATATTtgcattacatatttacaaattacaatcaaGGTTAGCCATACAGGTTTAATgtagtactaaaaaaatattcatcaataaatGCTCTTGCCTAtgatttctattaatttaatttgttcaaatataaaaacacattaatacCTAGAGGAActaatatttgttgtattatcttaaaaatatagcaataaattataaaaaaatcaaacacgCTAAAATTGATTATCAAGTGCACTTTAGAATAAGCCCTGAATAAAACCTGattttgtatgtaattaatatcgGATAAGACAACTGTACAAATGTGTTATGCTTAGGAccatattatagtacctatatgattatatgtatagtaattttatcagcttatttaatcgataaaaatagttctatatatttcaataattttattcctataaacattttatttaagattttaattttatagatgtattgcataagaaaacaatatatatatatatatatgcttaaATACTTATGTAAAGCGCATCATTAttgagtaattatttttatatgcatgtagccatgatgtataatttttggaGAAGATTATAACAAaagaaaatacacattttggaACACAAATAGTGAAAGAactttaagaaattttaaattctgtaaaatatttatttaattattatttatagtttaaattcaaTCTAAACTCTAAtgaataattcttttttttttcaatttcagaaggaagtttttaatttaatagttttctagttggtaatataaatataataaaatgataagtatttaaaaataattagtagatTTATGtctctaataattaattaatttgattcaaACGCccttaatacatataaatacaaccTAATTGAcagttaatagttttttaagtgTTATAGATATTATCCTTGAGTATTATGACAATCACGGTAGCTTATATCTTTTGTAATttgatttacattatttttaattgatgtcgaaatataaattagcaattatatttaaactaatatagttctaataaaataatcatacaaaTAGTATGAATTTAAACGTTATCATATCATTATGAATGTTTGAAAcctaatatagattataatttatagcatatatactcaaattaacataattacaaCAGATATTTCCcagttaaattgttaatttataatcactaaccaatttaaaaattattagtttatctcatttacattaaattttttaaataggtcgATAATGAggaatattagtttttaattaatatggcATTTACTTGGTATTCATTGATTTGTGTgtacatcataaaaaataaatatttcacaaaaatgattcaaaatataataaatgaataataatttaactaataataattttagatccTTTTAGAAATCTTTACAAATATTAGggttattacataatacgtCTACCACtcaaaaacatttcatttgaaaatcagattaaaaaaaaaaaaaaaaatacaatatttttgtttaaagttgtttttatataattaaatgtccGTTGCAAATCATGgtgtatttctaatatttctaTCAATTACTACTATGTAAGTCTAAGAGACAAATGGATACacactaacatttttaattacaattaaataagtgTGTGGCAAAgctatatgtaataaatgagtaataataggtaataaaaaagatacttataaaactAACAGATTATAAGATGAAtagttagttaaaaatataaacttaaaatattataatccttATATATTAAGACTTAgatcatttttatgatataaaaagcACCAATTAATATTGGTAATACTCCAACAGCAAGTTTATCTGATCCACTAACAAAAGTATTGCAATCGGCAGGTAAatctttttcattaatttgtttacatacaactttcattaaattatttgatgttaTGTCTTCAGTAGGaacctttaatattaaataaaccacattagaaaaaaataggagaaattgtaataattgtttaaattaaatttaccttgttgattaaaattttaggtACACTTGTCACATTAGCACTAGTAGacatattcttataattttggaGCCATGTAGACCATGCGTCTTTACTATTGGCGCATTCAGTGATTTCAGTAACGATGCTATTATCAATGCTACTATTTTTGccacactataaaataatttaaatagtcaagttaatatctaataagtaataatacagttatacAAATTGGTTTCATTTGTttcaatatataagtattttgatgAGAAGATTGAACAACATTACTTGTAAACGATGGTGTATTTAATaccgtacaaaaaaaaaaggaacaaGTACACGTTACTGAACGATTTTGATATACATAAGTatcagatattataaaaaatatataagaaataattgatTAGCACGTAGTATtaactacataaaaaaaaaaaatcaatgtattacaaaatatgttctgAGTAAGtgcaattaagttttaaagtacttataaaaaagattgattaaattatgaaaatatgaattagaaaccaattcttttattatacaaatgcaTACCACTTCGATTGGTACAGTTTTATTTGGACTATTGAATCCTTCAGTCAAAGAACAATTCACAAATTTGATTAACTTTTCGCTatctttgattttattaataccacAAGCATGTACTTTATCAGCAGCACACTCTCCATCACGTCTACATGTGAGATTGTAAGTGTTGTCAGTGGTGTTTAGTGTGAtcttgaaataataacaaaaatattatattattttagcaacatttaaattaatactgacacaataaagaaaaaaataaattaatatctaatcaAGCGaaccagtttttatttttttaacttacattTCCTTGAGCAAAAGGAATAAATGTCACATTGATGAACTTGTTTAGCTTATTATATACAGGTAATAACTGTTTTGAGACAAATTCAACACTATCCTTGCATAACGCTTCATAGTATACttcaatatttatgtgttgtgtctacaataaaaaaaaattagttaattacatttatacaaattatattgtaataagttggcaaaaaattaaataagtacacaATAATCAATAGAGATAATATTCCCTAAACCTGTcatcaaatcaaatattaattagtttagcCCATTACTACATTATAGTGGTTaaacaaattgaattaaataattattattaatacactaatattattaatatattcattagatATTTTGAGCTTTAAATGCCCACCTATTGGTACTTAGATTTTCTTCGTGTATttctaccaaaaaaaaaaaaaaaaccgacagTTCCCTCCATTaagcaattaaataatagtaaataattataataatattaatgccaTACTAAAATTAACGACAATtgccattttaaattatgtaggcAATGGATTTACAGTAGAACCTACCTATAGTTGTAAATGTAACTATATTTGCTTAATAATTCCTAAAACTTTAACGTTATATCATACATACGATTAATCAAATAGTATTTATGatggatttatattttatctaaaaattgaaataaaaaaatatttaaatgttgtacaactaaatgttattatttattttatcgggtacattgacaaatattttacatgttgTTACCGGTTAAACTACGAATACAGGCAATACAGCTAAAAACAATGATGATCATCATAAACAAGTGTACCAAATGCGTGTCTATTATGCACCAGAAAACAAAATTGGTCTGGCggcattttatacaaaaacatgataattcataattaccTACGGTAATACTAagaacacaatataaaaacatatttttaaaataatttattgtattatattcttaactttattttgttttgtttttattgttttcttattattataaaatatgaacaaaggTAGGAACAATAGGATGATGgaattattacacaaaatataattctgtaacatcataattcataatattcgaatcaaatcattttatattatatatatatatataaacatcaaCGAATGATAAATATGGAATATCcgaatatataacatattttttgatgttttaacatttatttactgacagaaattattttctttgtgtCCTATTACATCCAGACTACAATTATTCGTTATTCATACTCATTTCACTACTTTGCaactttaaacaattaatacctAAAGAAAACGTTACGGATAGAATAGTGTAATATATGTGTAAGAAGgttgattatatatatgacatatctatttatatacacattaaaaatgtagtgaaGTTATCGGATAATAAAGGTTTTGTTCAATTATTACGATTACAATCCAATCTTCACTCGATTACGCCATTATTTTGCTCCGAGTCTATTGAGCTCgaaaatcatacaattatttttggaatagcatatttttcattgttccATATCacaatgaaaataaagttCAATGCACTGGACTGTTCAAACATATGAATCTAATACCAAATTATGGCAATAGCGTTTATCTGGTAGGTAAATCATATCTCAaacaaccatttttttttttttttttttatttatcttacacaattttaaaacataattaggATAATGACtaagcataaaaaatatgtatctaaaCATTAattcaattcataaaattaaacatgcgACTAGTTCATTAAAGTAGGTGAAAAGTTTACttgtaattgattattttaataaataatggttaTAGTTTGTTATGTGTCACCAATcctattaataaaagtttttttttttaatgacctactttaatgaaatttgtctaaaaaatgtataataaattaaactctgCTCGAATCGGTGTCGGTAGTTTGACGCACCTAAAATAACACAGGTATATACGGGTAGTTTAAAGAAACGTAAAAGCTTTTAATGATGAGGAGTTATCGCATTTCATGTATAACGGAACACCTTTACGAAAAGAATGAAATGTGTTTTGCCTGTCTGTATAAAACTAAACATAAATGCGGTAAATGTGCGtcgaaattatttgaaaacgcATTGTTTGAGGATGCTAGGGGCAGGGCTGGTCGAGCAGGACCAACACCCAggacattattttatagtttatgtgAGAAAACATATCTAAATATCTAGTTACGGTATActatattgtttgtttataatatcaacatgtataaacataaaagcacctacataatatttttttttacataatattagttatcacAGTAtagaataaacaatattagtaGATAGTTGATGCGTTGACATGCATATCTTATATAGCAGGAGTGGGTCTACTAGGGGATCTcgtcttatttataaaatcaaaattcattattatgaatttaatttttttttggttcacATTTGTGGTTTGCGAACATATTCATGTTGTTCGTCCTTtttttacagtatattatttacagttaaCTATTATTCCAAAGCATCTTAAAACCAGGCCTGGCAAGAGGGAGGGGCTGGGAGCCCGTtcacacaaaatgtattttataatcattagcGAATTCTGCTAtactaaaatgaaataatattattataataatcaaataatattgaaaacaaaacttatttttgtcttttttgAGCGAATagaacagtttttaattaaattaatttacttaacagTCGTTAACACGCAAACAGCCACCGCCCCCCAGTAATTCAAACAATACACGTTTATTTGacagtttattttaagaattatcttgaaaatgtaattttcgaTGCACGAgtacgttaaaatatatggtGTAAGATAAGATTGTACATGGTACAGATGTGTAATtcgtttctataatatatagtgctAATTGTGCTATTCatattaaggttatgagcgtcatagattatttaaacgatatttCGTCGATAACAACAGACTgcttaatacaaataacaaaatgtattacttaagaaatataatatttgatcaaatattcatatttcacgTATAGTTGTTACAATATGTTCACATAGACACTAAGTTACGAGATCGCCACGCGTAAtagatacaacaaaatataatcgtgtgaattataaatatgataggtAACTTGGTCTTTATCAACATAgacaaatttttcattttacagaTCATATGTGTTtgcaattttgtattttgcaagtgcatatttgaaaaaagttataaaattatgagtatattgagttataaacacaaattcggtgcacaaaaaataaaataaaaggatcgcaaaaaaaatgaaacaaaaaaaggtCAATTATcatttgtgtaatattttaaatatctctgCTCTAAGTT includes the following:
- the LOC113552969 gene encoding GILT-like protein 1, whose translation is MENRARNTFVLLTIVLGIALQCISAEDAKTTDALPTGSPASVTPAAVNPAHVDLSAAHAENAAKTVPQNSETPMTNNNSSTQHINIEVYYEALCKDSVEFVSKQLLPVYNKLNKFINVTFIPFAQGNITLNTTDNTYNLTCRRDGECAADKVHACGINKIKDSEKLIKFVNCSLTEGFNSPNKTVPIEVCGKNSSIDNSIVTEITECANSKDAWSTWLQNYKNMSTSANVTSVPKILINKVPTEDITSNNLMKVVCKQINEKDLPADCNTFVSGSDKLAVGVLPILIGAFYIIKMI